The Parvibaculaceae bacterium PLY_AMNH_Bact1 genome window below encodes:
- a CDS encoding DciA family protein (Derived by automated computational analysis using gene prediction method: Protein Homology.), with the protein MPVAKQIAATARKVFKARGFQQDHIVRHWPEIVGASLSGLSMPEKLAFPRTKTNESPRRSEGATLTVRVDGPGALEFAHQEPQILERINSYYGYQAVTRIKLVQAPLPLPKPTRKRRIATLSPGQEETLRSETAQIQSDSLRESLETLGRRVLGSQKRPNRPGTRQR; encoded by the coding sequence ATGCCTGTTGCCAAGCAGATTGCAGCGACAGCTCGCAAAGTATTTAAGGCGCGCGGCTTCCAACAGGACCATATTGTCCGCCACTGGCCAGAGATTGTGGGAGCGTCCCTGTCCGGCCTCTCCATGCCGGAGAAGCTCGCATTTCCCCGCACAAAGACGAATGAAAGTCCCAGAAGGTCTGAAGGGGCGACGCTCACGGTGCGCGTTGACGGGCCGGGGGCCTTGGAATTTGCCCATCAGGAACCGCAAATCCTTGAACGGATCAACTCCTATTATGGCTATCAGGCAGTGACACGGATCAAGTTGGTGCAGGCGCCCTTGCCCCTGCCCAAGCCCACCCGAAAACGGCGGATTGCCACATTATCGCCTGGGCAAGAGGAGACACTGCGCTCAGAAACGGCGCAAATCCAATCCGACTCGCTCCGCGAGTCGTTGGAAACCCTTGGTCGGCGGGTGCTCGGCTCTCAGAAAAGACCCAACCGGCCTGGTACACGACAGCGCTAG
- the smc gene encoding chromosome segregation protein SMC (Derived by automated computational analysis using gene prediction method: Protein Homology. GO_function: GO:0005524 - ATP binding [Evidence IEA]; GO_process: GO:0007059 - chromosome segregation [Evidence IEA]; GO_process: GO:0030261 - chromosome condensation [Evidence IEA]), producing MKFSRLRLSGFKSFVDTTDLLIEPGLTGVVGPNGCGKSNLLEAMRWVMGENSFKNMRGSGMEDVIFAGTAGRPARNNAEVVLTIDNSDRSAPAAYNESDVLEVSRRIEKDAGSQYRINGKDVRARDVQLLFADASTGSHSPALVRQGQIGQLIASKPVNRRRILEEAAGITGLHTRRHEAELRLKAAETNLTRLDDVVVQIETQLAGLKRQARQATRYRNLSGHIRRAEATVLHMKWANATETLGEEETRLTETDARVAELTQLAAAASTAQAQASEKLPELRDAEAHAAAGLHRLTVARENLDAEEARAKEQAAQLAARLEQITQDIARERELMGDTREALEKLTAEEAELKSQDASQADAHDVARTKVTETSEALQTRENELDTLSQEAAALAAERQSLERAIQQGEQRIEKLASQLSDIATERATLADAEEKKAAIAQQGAELEEAMARAEEAEKVALAAEEALRAARADEAEKREPLQGAERELEGLSAEAKTLADMLAVDEGGLWPPLIDAVTVEPGYEKALGAALGDDLSVPTDSAAPIHWDLVEAHGDAPLPEAARPLSSVVRGPAAFARRLGQIGLVSPEQGKALQAQLKPGQRLVSVAGDLWRWDGYTAVADAPTSAAKRLEQRNRLADLEAEIETARNTMRELRDAYEAARVKVEEAASRERESRQALREAQSAEANLRKALSDAERQASAQLNRLAALTEAEERLTGDLTDVKRALEESRASFEGLRPGDELQERVNAAREDVGKLRLALSEARAALEGLNRDAQARQRRLQAIGEERSAWELRSTNATRQIETLETRNTETAAQLEELKQVPAQIEEKRGALLTQISEAEATRGQAADALATAENNLAECDKIARETQTALSGAREDRARIDGLVDGARERKADAEARIREVLECEPEEALALIELKDGEDLPDLDQIETKLEKLKRERENLGGVNLRADEEAQELNEQLDTMMREREDLEAAIARLRQGISSLNKEGRQRMLEAFDTVNENFTRLFTHLFGGGTAHLKLTESEDPLEAGLEIMARPPGKRLQVMSLLSGGEQALTAMSLIFAVFLTNPSPICVLDEVDAPLDDANVERFCDLMEEMVRTTDTRFLIITHHALSMARMSRLFGVTMQERGVSTLVSVDLEAAERIREAV from the coding sequence TTGAAGTTCTCTCGTCTGCGTCTTTCTGGATTCAAATCATTTGTCGATACAACAGATCTGTTGATCGAACCTGGCCTTACGGGCGTTGTTGGCCCAAACGGGTGTGGCAAGTCCAATCTGCTGGAAGCTATGCGCTGGGTTATGGGCGAGAACTCGTTCAAAAACATGCGTGGGTCCGGCATGGAAGATGTGATTTTCGCAGGAACAGCCGGGCGCCCGGCGCGGAACAACGCAGAAGTCGTTCTGACCATCGACAATTCAGATCGCAGCGCGCCTGCGGCCTATAATGAGTCAGATGTCCTTGAAGTGTCACGCCGTATTGAAAAGGACGCAGGCTCTCAATATCGCATTAATGGCAAAGACGTTCGCGCACGCGACGTCCAACTCCTGTTCGCCGATGCGTCCACCGGCTCTCACTCCCCTGCCCTTGTACGCCAAGGACAAATTGGGCAGCTCATAGCGTCCAAACCCGTAAACAGACGCCGCATTCTGGAAGAAGCTGCAGGCATTACCGGCCTCCACACCCGTCGTCATGAGGCAGAGCTTCGCCTTAAAGCCGCCGAAACAAATCTCACCCGTCTTGATGATGTTGTAGTGCAGATCGAAACGCAGTTGGCGGGTCTTAAACGCCAGGCGCGACAGGCGACACGCTACAGGAACCTCTCCGGTCACATTCGCCGCGCGGAAGCCACCGTGCTTCACATGAAATGGGCGAACGCCACTGAAACACTCGGCGAAGAAGAAACACGCCTGACAGAGACGGATGCGCGGGTTGCTGAACTCACTCAGTTAGCGGCAGCGGCATCCACCGCACAGGCGCAAGCTTCAGAAAAGCTGCCTGAGTTGCGCGACGCAGAAGCCCATGCAGCTGCTGGTCTTCATCGCCTGACGGTCGCTCGGGAAAACCTCGACGCAGAAGAAGCCCGCGCCAAAGAACAGGCCGCTCAGCTGGCTGCCCGACTTGAGCAAATCACGCAGGACATTGCGCGTGAACGCGAGCTGATGGGCGACACGCGCGAAGCTCTCGAGAAGTTGACGGCTGAAGAGGCTGAGCTTAAATCCCAGGACGCATCACAGGCAGATGCCCACGACGTGGCGCGTACAAAAGTCACAGAAACAAGCGAAGCGCTTCAGACCCGGGAAAACGAGCTGGATACCCTCTCCCAGGAAGCTGCTGCTCTGGCCGCAGAACGCCAAAGTCTGGAGCGTGCCATTCAACAAGGCGAGCAGCGGATTGAAAAACTCGCGTCGCAGCTGAGTGATATCGCGACCGAACGTGCGACCCTCGCTGACGCAGAAGAAAAGAAAGCGGCAATTGCGCAGCAAGGGGCTGAGCTTGAAGAAGCCATGGCGCGCGCGGAGGAAGCTGAGAAGGTAGCTCTTGCAGCTGAAGAAGCCCTTCGGGCGGCCCGTGCTGATGAAGCTGAAAAGCGCGAACCTCTTCAGGGCGCTGAACGGGAACTTGAAGGCCTGTCTGCTGAAGCAAAGACACTTGCTGATATGCTCGCTGTTGATGAAGGCGGGCTTTGGCCACCTCTCATCGATGCGGTGACCGTTGAGCCCGGTTATGAAAAGGCGCTTGGCGCCGCGCTTGGGGATGATCTTTCTGTACCAACAGATAGTGCAGCGCCGATCCACTGGGATCTGGTGGAAGCGCATGGTGATGCTCCTCTGCCAGAGGCCGCACGGCCACTTTCATCGGTTGTTCGTGGCCCCGCTGCTTTTGCCCGGCGTCTTGGCCAGATTGGCCTCGTGTCGCCAGAACAAGGCAAAGCATTGCAGGCTCAGTTGAAGCCAGGTCAGCGTTTGGTCTCTGTCGCAGGCGATTTATGGCGCTGGGACGGCTATACGGCAGTTGCTGATGCGCCAACTTCTGCCGCAAAGCGTCTTGAACAACGCAACCGCCTTGCGGATCTGGAAGCGGAGATTGAAACCGCGCGCAATACCATGCGGGAACTACGCGACGCCTATGAAGCGGCTCGCGTCAAAGTAGAAGAAGCCGCGTCTCGCGAGAGGGAAAGCCGCCAGGCATTGCGAGAGGCACAATCTGCAGAAGCTAACCTTCGCAAAGCGCTTAGCGATGCGGAACGTCAGGCTTCAGCTCAACTCAATCGTTTGGCCGCCCTAACTGAAGCTGAAGAGCGCCTGACGGGTGATCTCACTGACGTGAAACGCGCCCTGGAAGAAAGCCGTGCTTCTTTTGAAGGGCTGCGACCAGGTGATGAACTTCAGGAACGGGTCAACGCTGCACGAGAAGATGTCGGCAAACTTCGTCTTGCTTTGTCAGAAGCTCGCGCGGCGCTTGAAGGCCTTAACCGCGATGCGCAAGCGCGTCAGCGACGCCTGCAGGCGATTGGTGAAGAGCGTTCCGCCTGGGAGCTTCGCTCCACCAACGCCACCCGTCAGATTGAGACACTGGAGACACGCAACACTGAGACGGCCGCTCAGCTGGAGGAACTGAAGCAGGTTCCTGCCCAGATTGAAGAGAAGCGCGGCGCTCTCCTCACCCAAATCTCTGAAGCTGAAGCGACACGGGGCCAAGCTGCCGATGCGCTTGCTACGGCAGAAAACAATCTCGCCGAATGCGACAAGATTGCCCGCGAAACACAGACAGCGCTTTCTGGTGCCCGTGAAGACCGCGCGCGGATTGACGGTCTGGTTGACGGCGCTCGGGAACGCAAAGCGGACGCAGAAGCCCGCATCCGGGAAGTGCTGGAATGCGAACCGGAAGAAGCACTCGCTCTCATTGAGCTCAAAGACGGCGAAGATCTGCCAGATCTTGACCAGATTGAAACCAAGCTTGAGAAGTTGAAGCGCGAGCGAGAAAACCTTGGTGGCGTCAATCTTCGCGCCGATGAAGAAGCTCAGGAGCTGAACGAACAGCTCGATACGATGATGCGGGAGCGCGAAGACCTGGAAGCGGCGATTGCGCGGCTTCGTCAGGGGATCTCCAGTCTCAACAAAGAGGGCCGCCAGCGCATGCTGGAAGCCTTCGACACGGTGAATGAGAACTTCACCCGGCTCTTTACCCACCTGTTTGGGGGCGGTACTGCGCACTTGAAGCTGACAGAATCAGAGGATCCACTGGAAGCTGGCCTCGAAATCATGGCCCGGCCTCCTGGCAAGCGCCTTCAGGTCATGTCGCTTCTCTCCGGGGGCGAGCAGGCTCTGACTGCTATGTCGCTGATTTTCGCTGTCTTCCTCACCAATCCATCACCGATCTGCGTCCTCGATGAGGTCGACGCCCCGCTGGATGATGCAAATGTCGAGCGTTTCTGCGATTTGATGGAAGAAATGGTCCGCACTACGGATACCCGCTTCCTGATTATCACTCACCATGCCCTCTCCATGGCGCGGATGAGCCGCCTCTTCGGCGTGACCATGCAGGAACGCGGCGTATCCACCCTCGTATCGGTTGATCTGGAAGCAGCTGAGCGCATTCGCGAAGCTGTTTAG
- the mutY gene encoding A/G-specific adenine glycosylase (Derived by automated computational analysis using gene prediction method: Protein Homology. GO_function: GO:0004844 - uracil DNA N-glycosylase activity [Evidence IEA]; GO_process: GO:0006260 - DNA replication [Evidence IEA]; GO_process: GO:0006281 - DNA repair [Evidence IEA]; GO_process: GO:0006310 - DNA recombination [Evidence IEA]) — protein sequence MQPPKASTLLAWYDAHARRLPWRSLPGETADPYAVWLSEIMLQQTTVATVGPYFQKFLAKWPRVGDLAAADIDEVMHAWAGLGYYSRARNLHACAKQVATEHAGIFPDTEEGLSALPGIGPYTAAAVASIAFDRPAVVVDGNVERVIARVFDIREPLPGAKKPIKEKTATLTPKKRPGDFAQAMMDLGATICTPRRPSCDRCPWSKSCEVLKAGDPETLPVKAPKKQKPTRKGAAFWAVRKDGAVLIRKRPPKGLLGGMMEIPSTQWVEEVREQATLLAEAPLAKPKWKKRVGQVRHTFTHFHLELDLYEAAVPLKTKADGEWVLPENLGDHALPTVMKKVVALALADDNENAGPL from the coding sequence GTGCAACCGCCAAAAGCGTCAACATTGCTGGCCTGGTATGACGCCCATGCCCGTCGATTGCCCTGGCGCTCACTGCCTGGGGAGACGGCGGATCCGTATGCTGTCTGGCTGTCGGAGATCATGCTTCAGCAAACAACAGTGGCGACCGTCGGTCCCTATTTCCAGAAGTTCCTGGCCAAATGGCCCCGCGTCGGCGATCTGGCGGCTGCCGACATAGATGAAGTCATGCATGCCTGGGCAGGGCTCGGCTACTACAGCCGTGCCCGCAATCTGCACGCCTGCGCGAAACAGGTGGCTACCGAACATGCTGGTATTTTCCCGGATACGGAAGAAGGCCTCTCAGCACTCCCTGGGATCGGTCCCTATACTGCCGCCGCCGTTGCCTCCATTGCGTTTGATCGACCTGCCGTTGTGGTCGATGGCAATGTGGAAAGGGTGATTGCGCGTGTCTTTGATATTCGTGAGCCATTGCCAGGAGCAAAAAAGCCGATCAAGGAAAAGACGGCCACCCTCACACCGAAGAAACGTCCCGGCGATTTTGCCCAGGCCATGATGGATCTGGGTGCCACCATCTGTACGCCACGACGCCCGTCCTGCGACCGCTGCCCGTGGAGTAAGTCCTGCGAGGTGCTGAAAGCGGGCGACCCGGAAACCCTTCCGGTGAAGGCACCAAAGAAACAAAAGCCCACCCGCAAAGGAGCCGCCTTCTGGGCAGTGCGGAAAGATGGGGCCGTGCTGATCCGCAAGCGCCCGCCCAAAGGGCTGCTTGGCGGCATGATGGAAATTCCCTCAACGCAATGGGTTGAGGAAGTCCGTGAGCAGGCAACGCTTCTCGCTGAAGCGCCACTGGCAAAGCCCAAATGGAAAAAACGAGTGGGGCAGGTTCGTCATACCTTCACCCACTTTCATCTGGAGCTCGATCTCTATGAAGCTGCGGTGCCTCTAAAGACAAAAGCCGACGGGGAATGGGTGCTGCCGGAAAATCTGGGCGACCACGCCCTGCCAACGGTCATGAAGAAAGTGGTGGCACTGGCACTTGCTGATGACAACGAAAACGCCGGACCGCTCTAA
- a CDS encoding DsbA family protein (Derived by automated computational analysis using gene prediction method: Protein Homology.), with protein MEQNKRNLLIGGGALLVLILVAFAFMNSNGNGAGAGTAATGDPEVTDALAVAGPMGDYALGAEDAPVTVYEYASLTCNHCAAFHLQSFPEIKEKYIETGKVRWIIRAFPFDPAATAAVMLARCSGEDRYYKFLDVLFEQQPQWAFQGNPGENLEAIAKQGGFSGEAYEACIQNEDIFAHVRDVQARGQEVHGVRSTPSFFVNGEKVEGALSFSEFEEVLLKYLPES; from the coding sequence TTGGAACAAAATAAGCGCAATTTGCTGATCGGGGGCGGTGCCCTGCTGGTCCTCATTCTAGTGGCCTTTGCCTTCATGAATTCCAACGGGAACGGAGCTGGCGCGGGTACCGCAGCAACCGGCGACCCCGAGGTGACCGACGCTCTTGCCGTTGCCGGCCCTATGGGCGACTACGCGCTGGGTGCAGAAGACGCACCTGTCACTGTTTATGAATATGCCTCACTCACCTGTAATCACTGTGCGGCGTTTCACCTGCAGAGCTTTCCGGAAATCAAAGAGAAATACATTGAAACCGGGAAAGTGCGCTGGATAATCCGGGCCTTCCCGTTTGACCCCGCTGCCACGGCCGCTGTGATGCTGGCCCGGTGCTCCGGCGAAGACCGCTACTACAAGTTCCTCGATGTACTGTTTGAGCAGCAACCACAATGGGCGTTCCAGGGAAATCCTGGTGAGAATCTCGAAGCCATCGCCAAGCAAGGTGGTTTTTCTGGGGAAGCATATGAAGCTTGCATCCAGAATGAAGATATTTTCGCGCATGTAAGAGACGTCCAGGCGCGAGGCCAGGAAGTTCATGGCGTGCGTTCAACCCCCTCCTTCTTTGTTAATGGCGAGAAAGTTGAAGGCGCGTTGTCATTCTCAGAATTCGAAGAGGTTTTGCTTAAGTACCTACCCGAATCGTGA
- a CDS encoding site-specific DNA-methyltransferase (Derived by automated computational analysis using gene prediction method: Protein Homology.), producing the protein MSRLPANEILQGDCIELMNAMPEKSVDLIFADPPYNLQLQGDLTRPDQSKVDGVTDKWDQFSSFGAYDKFTHEWMTAARRILKDSGAIWVIGSYHNIFRVGATLQDLGFWIMNDVVWRKTNPMPNFRGTRFTNAHETLIWASKSEKSKYTFNYDAMKALNEDVQMRSDWVLPICTGGERLKGDDGAKAHPTQKPESLLHRVLLSTTNPGDIVLDPFFGTGTTGAVAKKLGRNFIGLERETSYIDAAKKRLKSTKSGTAEDIEVTQSKKSEPRVPFGTIVERGLLSPGTVLYDPASRHAARVRADGTLACKDATGSIHKIGAHVQGAQACNGWTFWHYKKRGKLQPIDLLRQKVRKEIYAS; encoded by the coding sequence ATGAGCCGGTTACCGGCCAACGAAATCCTTCAGGGCGATTGCATTGAACTCATGAATGCGATGCCGGAAAAATCCGTCGATCTCATTTTCGCGGACCCGCCATACAATCTTCAACTGCAAGGTGATCTCACCCGGCCTGATCAAAGCAAGGTTGATGGCGTCACCGACAAGTGGGACCAGTTCTCAAGCTTTGGCGCCTACGACAAATTCACGCATGAATGGATGACCGCTGCGCGGCGCATTCTGAAAGATAGTGGCGCCATCTGGGTGATCGGCTCCTATCACAATATCTTTCGTGTCGGTGCCACGCTTCAGGATCTCGGCTTCTGGATCATGAATGATGTGGTCTGGCGCAAGACCAACCCGATGCCGAACTTCCGCGGCACACGTTTCACCAATGCCCATGAAACATTGATCTGGGCATCAAAGTCTGAGAAGTCCAAATACACATTCAACTATGACGCCATGAAGGCACTCAATGAAGATGTACAGATGCGCTCTGACTGGGTGCTGCCCATATGCACCGGCGGCGAACGGTTGAAAGGTGACGACGGGGCCAAAGCCCACCCAACGCAAAAGCCCGAGTCACTCCTCCATCGCGTTCTGCTCTCAACAACAAATCCTGGTGATATTGTGCTCGATCCCTTCTTCGGCACCGGCACGACAGGCGCGGTTGCCAAGAAACTTGGCCGGAACTTTATCGGCCTTGAGCGCGAAACATCTTACATCGACGCAGCCAAGAAACGGTTGAAGTCCACCAAGTCCGGTACGGCGGAAGATATTGAAGTCACGCAGTCCAAGAAGTCCGAGCCTCGCGTGCCCTTTGGCACGATCGTCGAGCGCGGCCTGCTATCACCTGGCACGGTTCTTTATGATCCGGCCAGCCGCCACGCGGCACGGGTACGGGCAGATGGCACACTCGCGTGCAAAGACGCGACCGGCTCCATCCACAAGATCGGTGCCCATGTTCAAGGCGCGCAGGCGTGCAACGGCTGGACGTTCTGGCACTACAAGAAGCGTGGCAAGCTGCAGCCTATCGACCTGCTTCGCCAGAAAGTACGCAAAGAGATTTACGCAAGCTGA